One genomic segment of Aquipluma nitroreducens includes these proteins:
- a CDS encoding PstS family phosphate ABC transporter substrate-binding protein: MSGTYKYLRSIILISSSALIMLMIAIACSNRTGNKITETPTSGSIHILADSSFQPIVDAEISTFTGLYRYAHITPTYVTENDLISAFLDDSVKVVVTAWEPSAKQKELLLNTQIVVRTTAVAYDAIALVLNKENKDSLLTYDNVNDLFTGKLNDWKSINPASDCGKMSTVFDNEKSTNIRYFKEEFKLEGQLPSSFYAVKSNEEVIDYVSKNKGAIGLVSVNWICDKEDSTMRAFSNKIKIAAISQKFLEKGSYFLPVQGSIYDKSYPFTRKINLVSRESFSGLGSGFVSWFSSEQGQRIVLKSGLVPATMPIRLIQFKK; the protein is encoded by the coding sequence ATGTCAGGAACATATAAGTATTTGCGGTCGATCATCTTAATAAGCAGTAGTGCACTGATTATGTTGATGATTGCTATAGCATGTTCAAACCGGACTGGCAATAAGATTACCGAAACTCCAACAAGTGGGAGTATTCATATTTTAGCCGACAGCTCATTTCAGCCAATTGTTGATGCTGAGATTTCTACTTTTACTGGTTTGTACAGGTATGCTCATATTACACCAACTTATGTTACTGAAAACGATTTAATTTCTGCCTTTCTGGATGATTCGGTAAAAGTGGTTGTTACAGCATGGGAGCCAAGCGCGAAGCAAAAGGAATTACTTTTAAATACGCAGATTGTGGTCAGAACAACTGCCGTTGCCTATGATGCGATTGCACTGGTTCTTAATAAGGAAAATAAGGACTCTCTTTTGACCTATGACAATGTGAATGATTTGTTCACTGGTAAATTAAACGATTGGAAGTCGATTAATCCAGCCTCAGATTGCGGTAAAATGTCGACTGTGTTTGACAATGAAAAATCGACAAATATCCGATATTTCAAAGAAGAGTTTAAACTTGAAGGGCAATTACCTTCCAGTTTTTATGCGGTTAAGAGTAATGAAGAGGTTATTGATTACGTTAGCAAAAATAAAGGTGCAATTGGTTTGGTAAGTGTGAACTGGATCTGCGATAAAGAGGATTCGACCATGCGTGCTTTTTCGAATAAAATAAAAATTGCTGCAATTTCCCAAAAATTTTTGGAAAAGGGATCTTATTTTCTCCCTGTTCAGGGGTCGATTTACGATAAAAGTTATCCTTTTACCCGGAAGATCAACCTTGTTTCGCGAGAAAGTTTTTCAGGACTTGGTTCCGGTTTCGTCAGTTGGTTTTCATCGGAACAAGGACAGCGAATTGTTCTTAAATCAGGTCTGGTTCCTGCAACAATGCCCATTCGACTAATACAATTCAAAAAATAA
- the tnpC gene encoding IS66 family transposase, whose product MTVEEEGFLQQILEERDRLFRETSRLKSQLSNFENFDSERSTYQKQIVGKDQLITEKDRAISQLDETINKLKQQIEMLQRRIWGKSSERYINEDPLQRKLDFEGLDLLPEEKELATSAKEEIEKYKTIRVIEVKEKNHPVRKPLPESLPREETHIYPQHIELENWIELAPEITEVLERESARWYVRRIIRHKYALKDKSQDVEKQIITAPMPVLPIAKSYAGASVLADIIIDKYVNHLPFYRQIQMFKQQGISIAPATINGWFQDVADLIRPTYYRLKELVLASDYIQSDETTIPIINNEKHTTIKGYIWMIRAVMDNLVFFHYDHGSRAQKVALQLFKDFQGVIQTDGYAVYDIYENKKGVLPIGCWAHARRKFEEALAEDKVRASYALEQIGLLYQVERQADQQQLSYDERADLRSRLAYPIMVAFEKWLLNEYPKVLPKGRIGKAIRYTYNIYHKLTRYHLDGRLKIDNNLGENAIRPIALGRKNWLFCGNHDAAENAAIMYSMLGCCKASEVNFREWLVYFLNNIHNYDNDYSKDLAELLPHNFKLQNQICNSSIS is encoded by the coding sequence ATGACAGTTGAAGAAGAGGGTTTTTTACAGCAAATTCTGGAAGAACGTGACCGGCTTTTTAGGGAAACTTCCAGGCTTAAAAGTCAACTTTCCAACTTTGAAAACTTCGATTCAGAAAGATCCACTTACCAAAAACAAATTGTCGGAAAAGACCAGCTGATTACCGAAAAAGATCGGGCAATCAGCCAACTGGATGAAACAATTAACAAGCTGAAACAACAGATAGAGATGCTCCAGCGAAGGATCTGGGGCAAATCCAGTGAACGGTATATCAATGAGGATCCCCTGCAACGAAAGCTCGATTTTGAGGGACTTGACCTGCTTCCGGAAGAAAAGGAACTTGCAACCAGTGCCAAAGAGGAGATCGAAAAGTACAAGACCATCCGTGTTATAGAGGTAAAGGAGAAAAACCATCCGGTACGCAAACCGCTGCCCGAAAGTCTACCGAGAGAAGAAACCCACATTTATCCACAGCACATTGAACTCGAGAATTGGATAGAACTGGCTCCGGAAATTACAGAAGTTCTGGAACGCGAATCTGCCAGATGGTATGTGCGCCGGATCATCCGCCACAAATATGCGTTGAAAGATAAAAGCCAGGATGTGGAAAAGCAAATCATTACAGCTCCCATGCCCGTACTTCCCATAGCAAAAAGCTATGCCGGGGCAAGTGTTTTGGCTGATATTATCATCGACAAATATGTGAACCATCTTCCTTTCTATCGTCAGATCCAGATGTTCAAACAACAGGGTATATCCATTGCACCTGCAACCATTAACGGCTGGTTTCAGGATGTAGCCGACCTGATCAGGCCTACTTATTACCGGTTAAAGGAGCTGGTGCTGGCTTCGGATTATATACAGAGCGATGAAACAACGATCCCGATTATAAATAACGAAAAGCACACCACGATAAAAGGATACATCTGGATGATCCGTGCGGTTATGGACAACCTGGTCTTTTTTCATTACGACCACGGTTCCCGGGCACAAAAGGTCGCACTGCAATTGTTTAAGGATTTTCAAGGCGTAATCCAGACCGATGGTTATGCCGTTTACGATATTTACGAAAACAAAAAGGGCGTTCTGCCCATTGGGTGCTGGGCTCATGCCCGGCGTAAATTTGAAGAGGCTTTGGCAGAGGACAAAGTCAGGGCTTCTTATGCGCTGGAGCAAATAGGACTGCTCTATCAGGTGGAGAGGCAAGCCGATCAGCAGCAACTCTCTTATGACGAGCGCGCCGATCTTCGTTCCCGCTTGGCTTATCCTATTATGGTAGCCTTCGAAAAATGGCTGCTAAATGAATACCCCAAAGTTTTGCCCAAAGGGCGTATCGGAAAGGCTATCCGCTACACCTATAACATTTACCACAAGTTGACCCGATACCATTTGGATGGTCGGTTGAAAATTGACAACAATCTCGGAGAAAATGCTATCCGTCCAATTGCCCTAGGCCGGAAGAATTGGTTGTTCTGTGGAAACCACGATGCAGCCGAAAATGCAGCAATCATGTATTCCATGCTGGGCTGTTGCAAGGCAAGCGAAGT
- a CDS encoding ExbD/TolR family protein, producing MAEIIQEEKGKGGKKRPKKGNPHMDMTPMVDLMCLLLTFFMLVGAFSKPKVMEIVLPEKIKKNEKVDPPKIADSRTLNIILGPNDKVFWYPGKAEAGMPLQVSDFSAKGIREVLLDRNRALFKKIEQFQQDVITGKLNIKQDSLANAIKQLKKDDDTGPIVLIKFYKTAKYKNFVDIIDEMSIVGIARYILVDINWIEQGMVEAALRGQTQTAAAPLTQK from the coding sequence ATGGCAGAGATTATACAAGAGGAAAAAGGAAAAGGGGGAAAAAAACGCCCAAAGAAAGGCAATCCCCATATGGATATGACCCCAATGGTTGACCTTATGTGTCTGCTGTTGACGTTCTTCATGCTTGTAGGTGCATTTAGCAAACCCAAGGTTATGGAAATTGTTTTGCCTGAGAAAATCAAGAAAAACGAAAAGGTTGATCCGCCAAAAATTGCGGATAGCCGTACTCTAAACATTATTTTGGGTCCTAACGACAAAGTTTTCTGGTATCCAGGAAAAGCTGAAGCTGGAATGCCTTTACAGGTTTCTGATTTTAGCGCTAAAGGAATCAGGGAAGTGTTGTTGGATAGAAACCGGGCACTCTTCAAAAAGATTGAACAGTTCCAACAAGATGTTATAACCGGTAAATTGAATATTAAACAAGATTCTTTGGCCAACGCTATTAAGCAGTTGAAAAAAGACGATGATACCGGTCCTATCGTATTGATTAAGTTCTACAAAACAGCAAAATATAAAAATTTCGTTGATATCATTGACGAGATGTCTATTGTAGGAATTGCTCGATACATTCTTGTTGATATCAACTGGATTGAACAAGGCATGGTTGAAGCTGCTCTCAGAGGGCAAACTCAAACTGCTGCCGCTCCCTTAACTCAAAAATAA
- a CDS encoding MotA/TolQ/ExbB proton channel family protein, translating to MSKNSSSFKAKFEAVFASGAIIISFLIAYLLFTNLMGDPVNFEGGNPKGHPLPGNYMGMLYKGGPIVPVLMTCILVLLIFVVERFITLKKAQGKGSLDAFVANIQTLTAKDKIEEAIKACDAQKGSLANVTKAGLERYRDLENDKTLEKDQKITSMKQALEEASALELPMLSKNMVILSTLASISVLIGLIGTVLGMIRAFSALAQAGAPDALALSAGISEALINTAFGISGSTFAIVFFNFFSSKIDGYTFKIDEAGFSLTQTFAASIRK from the coding sequence ATGAGTAAAAATTCTTCATCATTCAAAGCTAAGTTCGAAGCAGTGTTCGCTTCCGGAGCAATCATTATTTCATTTTTGATCGCGTATTTACTTTTCACCAACCTTATGGGTGATCCAGTTAATTTCGAAGGTGGAAATCCAAAAGGACACCCACTACCTGGTAATTATATGGGTATGCTTTACAAAGGTGGACCAATTGTTCCTGTTTTGATGACATGTATTTTAGTTCTTTTGATTTTCGTAGTGGAACGTTTTATCACTTTGAAAAAAGCTCAGGGAAAAGGTAGCTTGGATGCATTTGTAGCAAATATCCAGACTTTAACAGCTAAGGATAAAATCGAAGAAGCTATTAAAGCTTGTGATGCACAAAAAGGTTCTTTGGCTAACGTAACTAAAGCAGGTTTGGAACGTTACAGAGATCTTGAAAATGACAAAACTTTGGAAAAAGATCAGAAAATCACTTCGATGAAACAGGCTTTGGAAGAAGCTTCTGCGTTGGAATTACCAATGTTGTCTAAAAACATGGTTATTCTTTCAACTCTTGCTTCTATCTCAGTATTGATCGGGTTGATTGGAACAGTACTTGGTATGATCCGTGCTTTCTCTGCACTTGCTCAAGCTGGTGCTCCTGATGCTTTGGCTTTGTCAGCCGGTATTTCTGAAGCTTTGATCAACACAGCTTTCGGTATCTCTGGTTCTACCTTTGCTATTGTTTTCTTTAACTTTTTCTCATCAAAAATTGACGGTTATACTTTCAAGATTGATGAAGCAGGATTTAGCCTTACTCAGACCTTTGCCGCATCAATCAGAAAATAA
- a CDS encoding energy transducer TonB: MVQNNQFIPTFDDIVFENRNKEYGAYQIRKKYNRVVLISTLIGCAIIASAVIIPYINASRNASHKMRDAKEVIAEMSNDLQTEAAPPPPPPPPPPPSEVQTVVKYVAPVVVDSVKVEDESKLMISDEQVATTENKAAVEIVEQKREEVEPVQKEEEVFVVVEEMPEFPGGVKALRQYLATAVKYPVIAQENGIQGKVYVNFVVNKDGSVSNAKIARGVDPSLDAEALRVVSTLPKWRPGKQRGAPVRVSYTVPISFKLE, encoded by the coding sequence ATGGTACAAAATAATCAATTCATTCCAACTTTCGACGACATAGTCTTCGAAAATAGAAATAAGGAATATGGAGCGTATCAAATACGGAAAAAGTACAACCGTGTTGTTCTGATTTCTACTCTGATCGGTTGTGCGATCATTGCTTCTGCTGTTATTATTCCTTACATTAATGCAAGTCGAAATGCTTCGCATAAAATGCGGGATGCTAAAGAAGTAATTGCAGAAATGTCCAATGACCTTCAGACGGAAGCCGCTCCACCACCACCACCACCACCACCACCACCACCATCTGAAGTTCAGACTGTTGTGAAGTACGTGGCTCCAGTTGTTGTTGATTCAGTTAAAGTTGAAGATGAAAGTAAATTAATGATCTCCGACGAACAAGTAGCAACTACTGAAAATAAAGCTGCTGTGGAAATTGTGGAACAAAAACGTGAAGAAGTTGAACCAGTGCAAAAAGAGGAAGAAGTATTTGTTGTTGTAGAAGAAATGCCGGAATTTCCGGGTGGCGTAAAAGCTTTACGCCAGTATCTTGCTACTGCAGTAAAATACCCTGTTATTGCTCAGGAAAATGGTATTCAAGGAAAAGTGTATGTTAATTTTGTTGTTAACAAAGACGGCTCTGTATCGAATGCTAAAATCGCCAGAGGTGTTGACCCATCTCTTGATGCTGAGGCATTACGAGTTGTTTCAACACTGCCTAAATGGAGACCTGGAAAACAAAGAGGAGCCCCTGTAAGGGTTTCTTATACTGTTCCAATTAGCTTTAAATTGGAGTAA
- a CDS encoding DMT family transporter yields MVWEKRGFQMTILMVLAFIWGSSFILMKIGLKSFSPEQAGALRILLASLALLPLSIRNLKSIRKEDLKSLLIAGFIGSFFPAFLFMKAETQIDSSLAGMLNSLTPVFTLIVGMLFHKTGFRWLQVLGLSLGLAGATGLILAGDGFHLGTVNSYAFYIVLATCFYAISINQIKAKLPHLSGIQVTSLSFLFIGPVALAYLFTTNLQAVAANPSWPVHLLALATLGIVGTALAMLLMNSLIRHSSAVAASSVTYIIPIFAIMWGVLDGEKITLLHLACMGLILTGVYLISRKGVKKTA; encoded by the coding sequence ATGGTTTGGGAAAAACGCGGATTTCAAATGACCATTTTGATGGTCCTGGCCTTTATCTGGGGCAGTTCGTTTATTCTGATGAAAATCGGACTAAAGAGTTTCAGCCCCGAGCAGGCAGGTGCGCTGCGCATCTTACTGGCTTCGCTGGCACTGCTTCCATTATCGATCCGCAACTTAAAAAGCATCAGGAAAGAAGATTTAAAAAGCTTGCTGATTGCGGGTTTCATCGGTAGTTTCTTTCCAGCCTTCCTGTTTATGAAAGCCGAAACGCAAATTGACAGTTCGCTGGCCGGTATGCTTAATTCGCTCACCCCGGTATTCACTTTAATTGTGGGGATGCTCTTTCACAAAACGGGTTTCCGCTGGTTGCAGGTGCTTGGGTTGTCGCTTGGACTGGCTGGCGCAACCGGACTAATCCTTGCCGGAGACGGTTTTCATCTGGGAACGGTTAACAGTTATGCGTTCTACATTGTACTGGCCACCTGTTTTTATGCCATCAGCATCAATCAGATTAAAGCTAAATTGCCACATCTTTCCGGGATTCAGGTTACTTCGTTATCCTTTTTATTTATTGGTCCGGTAGCACTGGCATATTTGTTCACTACCAATTTACAGGCAGTGGCTGCCAATCCGTCGTGGCCTGTTCATTTACTGGCTCTTGCCACACTTGGAATTGTTGGTACTGCTCTTGCTATGTTGCTGATGAATAGTCTGATTCGTCACTCGTCGGCAGTAGCAGCCTCATCGGTTACCTACATCATCCCCATTTTTGCAATTATGTGGGGTGTGCTCGACGGCGAAAAAATAACCTTACTTCACCTGGCTTGCATGGGTTTAATCCTGACGGGTGTTTACCTCATCAGCCGAAAAGGGGTTAAAAAAACTGCTTAA
- a CDS encoding HNH endonuclease, with product MEDLKSLKIRMSVFDWLNSLLPQYPDSVFPTKVLANDFYFNNEQVVLSGQQGIWKPKQMQYPITIKSRAESIYDDEFISDSRIKYRYKGNNPNDWVNVGLRECMRNKVPLIYMHEVSKGKYLLNWPVFIVEDDIQNLSFIVEADAKSYPIYNDFDAVNEPNEVERRYATRQMIQRLHQSTFREMVLNAYRDHCAICALKHRELLDAAHIIEDSSLGRAAVTNGISLCKIHHAAFDNNIIGITPDYLIHVREDILNEIDGPMLKFGIQQMHGNKLILPKSVTSRPNRDWLHIRYTNFKNAV from the coding sequence ATGGAAGATTTAAAAAGCCTTAAAATTCGAATGTCAGTTTTTGACTGGTTAAATTCTTTGCTTCCTCAATATCCTGATTCTGTATTTCCGACAAAAGTCTTGGCTAATGACTTTTATTTCAATAACGAACAAGTTGTCCTCTCTGGTCAGCAAGGAATTTGGAAACCAAAACAGATGCAATATCCAATTACAATAAAGTCCAGAGCAGAAAGTATTTATGATGATGAATTTATTTCTGATAGTAGAATTAAATATAGGTATAAGGGGAATAATCCAAATGATTGGGTTAATGTAGGTCTCAGAGAATGTATGAGAAATAAAGTTCCACTTATTTACATGCACGAGGTTTCGAAAGGTAAGTATCTGCTAAATTGGCCTGTGTTTATTGTTGAGGATGATATACAAAATCTTAGTTTTATTGTTGAAGCTGATGCAAAATCTTATCCTATTTATAACGATTTCGATGCGGTGAATGAGCCAAATGAAGTTGAGCGTAGATATGCCACAAGACAAATGATTCAGAGGTTACATCAATCGACTTTTAGAGAAATGGTATTAAATGCCTATAGAGACCACTGCGCGATTTGTGCGTTAAAACATAGAGAATTATTGGATGCTGCTCATATAATAGAGGATAGTAGCTTGGGTAGAGCTGCTGTCACCAATGGAATTTCTCTGTGTAAAATTCATCATGCAGCGTTTGATAATAATATTATAGGTATTACGCCAGACTATCTTATCCATGTCAGGGAAGATATACTGAACGAAATTGATGGTCCAATGCTAAAATTTGGGATTCAGCAAATGCATGGCAATAAGTTAATATTACCAAAATCTGTGACCTCAAGGCCTAATAGAGATTGGCTGCATATTAGGTATACAAATTTCAAAAACGCAGTATAA
- the tnpA gene encoding IS66 family insertion sequence element accessory protein TnpA, which yields MYNEKKFRAIYDEFLASGLTIRDYCANQQMNEAKFYYWQHKLKGLLPPKSGFIPVVFENGGQAQSSRVPAPVQVQSTTFSTSGARPQTISCEISYPNGVCLKLNGLPDPQILRSLLVLTRR from the coding sequence ATGTATAATGAGAAAAAATTCCGGGCCATCTATGACGAGTTTCTGGCATCGGGCCTGACCATTCGGGATTATTGCGCCAATCAACAAATGAATGAGGCTAAGTTCTATTATTGGCAACACAAGCTAAAAGGACTATTGCCACCTAAAAGTGGATTTATCCCGGTGGTTTTTGAGAATGGTGGGCAAGCCCAGTCGTCGCGGGTTCCAGCCCCGGTGCAGGTACAATCGACAACCTTTTCAACATCGGGAGCCAGACCCCAAACCATCTCCTGTGAGATTAGCTATCCGAATGGGGTGTGTTTAAAGCTGAACGGTTTGCCCGACCCACAGATATTACGGTCGCTGTTGGTTTTAACGCGCCGGTAG
- a CDS encoding tetratricopeptide repeat protein, translating to MITPFFKKTFLILALIVISGVAGLKAQTLDEAITAMNNERYDKADEILQDLAKKSASSKIYYLLGENTLLNFFADTISNSQKAVMAEAKGLFDKGIALNANDPFNYIGLAKVASYSGDQQSATQMRLKAKSFLLPYKKVTKIPNAADYALTLAKLAESYIVFDKVDTTMALPLVREALTIDEKNPTIYIIAGDIYLLVNNGSLAIRNYNRAQDCDPQSPIANMKIGYIYFKGRNLMAAIPYFEQAIALNKNYAPAYRELGQLYSMAGRFKESKENFETYLTLTNQNVPAKIRYVNALFYSKNYAEVVKNVEDIFAVDKSRTYLNRVAGYSCYEQGDYAKALTYMNNLFAQLPADRILKKDYIYYARIIMKNNEDYGKELGDLEKAKADLAKVQEKNEALKGAAKEKEKVSEEPLVAKIAEIQKSVDASEKELDKGYDAYEKAITFGEEDTYLIQEKARNLYNQRRYSEAAANWERLIAKGKNSEENYLQIGKAYYQGKDFDKAEVIFKDMTEKFPDYIPGYQWAANNAAAKDPDSKLGLTKPRFEALIAKAATDSVKYSEEIFNALRFLGYNALQADRNDEAKAYYNRMLNLDPNNKDFQVKALSSLNTLYMTTGEYGKALEYDNKILAIEPGNGAAKANIQYIQALQSSAKPKANPNEISGVIKDESGTPIASASVRVKDTAAEAWTNAKGEYRFTMPEASTTLVISANGYTTKEVAVTKSRVYNSTLSK from the coding sequence ATGATCACTCCTTTTTTTAAGAAAACTTTTTTAATCCTTGCGCTGATTGTGATTAGTGGTGTCGCAGGATTAAAAGCACAGACATTGGACGAAGCGATTACCGCAATGAACAATGAACGATATGATAAAGCTGATGAGATTCTTCAGGATCTGGCAAAGAAATCAGCAAGTAGTAAAATTTATTATTTGCTAGGCGAAAATACATTATTGAATTTCTTTGCTGATACGATCTCCAACTCGCAAAAAGCTGTTATGGCTGAGGCCAAAGGCTTATTTGATAAAGGAATTGCCCTAAATGCCAACGATCCATTCAACTATATTGGATTAGCAAAAGTTGCCTCATACAGTGGTGATCAGCAATCAGCTACACAAATGAGATTGAAAGCAAAAAGTTTTTTGCTTCCATATAAAAAGGTTACAAAAATCCCCAATGCAGCTGATTACGCCCTTACTTTGGCAAAATTAGCCGAGTCGTACATCGTATTTGATAAAGTTGATACCACAATGGCTTTGCCTTTAGTTCGTGAAGCTTTAACAATTGACGAGAAAAACCCAACCATCTATATTATAGCCGGAGATATTTATTTGTTAGTGAATAATGGTTCTCTTGCGATTCGGAATTACAACAGAGCTCAGGATTGTGATCCACAATCACCTATCGCTAACATGAAAATCGGCTATATCTATTTTAAAGGTCGTAATTTAATGGCTGCTATTCCTTATTTCGAACAGGCTATCGCATTGAACAAAAATTATGCTCCTGCTTACCGTGAGTTGGGTCAGCTTTATTCTATGGCTGGAAGGTTTAAGGAATCCAAAGAAAATTTCGAAACATATTTAACTTTAACCAATCAGAATGTTCCGGCAAAGATTCGTTATGTAAACGCTCTTTTCTATTCGAAAAATTATGCTGAAGTAGTTAAGAATGTTGAAGACATTTTTGCAGTGGATAAATCGAGAACATATTTGAACCGTGTTGCCGGATACTCATGTTACGAGCAAGGTGATTATGCAAAAGCCCTGACCTACATGAATAATTTATTCGCTCAACTTCCTGCCGACAGAATCCTGAAAAAAGATTACATCTACTATGCACGCATCATTATGAAGAATAATGAGGACTATGGTAAAGAGTTGGGCGATCTTGAAAAAGCTAAAGCTGACTTGGCTAAAGTTCAGGAAAAGAATGAAGCTTTGAAAGGTGCAGCAAAAGAAAAGGAAAAAGTGAGTGAAGAACCATTGGTTGCTAAAATAGCTGAAATTCAAAAAAGTGTTGATGCTTCAGAGAAAGAGCTTGACAAAGGTTATGATGCATACGAAAAAGCAATTACTTTTGGTGAAGAAGATACTTATTTGATCCAGGAAAAGGCTAGAAATTTATACAATCAGAGACGTTACTCTGAAGCTGCAGCTAATTGGGAACGATTAATTGCTAAAGGAAAGAATAGTGAGGAAAACTATCTTCAGATTGGAAAAGCATACTATCAAGGTAAAGATTTTGATAAAGCAGAGGTAATATTTAAAGATATGACAGAAAAGTTTCCTGATTATATTCCAGGTTACCAGTGGGCTGCCAACAATGCTGCTGCCAAAGATCCGGATTCGAAACTGGGACTTACAAAACCTAGATTTGAAGCTTTGATCGCAAAAGCAGCTACCGATTCGGTTAAATATTCTGAAGAAATTTTTAATGCCTTACGTTTTCTGGGATACAATGCCCTTCAGGCTGATAGGAATGATGAAGCAAAGGCCTACTATAACAGGATGTTAAACCTTGATCCAAATAATAAGGATTTTCAGGTTAAAGCATTGAGTTCGTTAAATACACTTTACATGACTACCGGAGAATATGGCAAGGCTCTTGAATATGACAATAAGATTCTTGCTATTGAGCCAGGCAACGGAGCTGCTAAGGCAAATATTCAATACATTCAGGCATTACAATCAAGCGCTAAACCCAAAGCCAATCCAAACGAAATTTCGGGTGTCATTAAAGATGAATCAGGAACACCAATTGCCAGTGCTTCAGTTCGGGTAAAAGATACTGCTGCCGAAGCATGGACTAATGCAAAAGGTGAATACCGGTTTACGATGCCTGAAGCTTCAACGACTCTTGTAATTAGTGCCAACGGCTATACAACTAAAGAGGTGGCGGTGACAAAGAGTAGGGTATATAATTCAACACTTAGTAAGTAA
- the tnpB gene encoding IS66 family insertion sequence element accessory protein TnpB (TnpB, as the term is used for proteins encoded by IS66 family insertion elements, is considered an accessory protein, since TnpC, encoded by a neighboring gene, is a DDE family transposase.): MFSLTSSMRYYLYSYPTDMRRSFYTLSGMVTNQMGRNVQDGDVYIFINRPCTSMKILHLECGGLVIYHMKLESGSFKLPVFDESTNTFQASWQELMLMVQGTSPDGKMNKKRWEKPSKQ; encoded by the coding sequence ATGTTCAGCCTCACTTCGTCAATGCGGTATTACCTGTATTCGTACCCAACGGATATGCGCCGGAGTTTTTACACCCTGAGCGGAATGGTGACCAACCAGATGGGGCGCAACGTGCAGGACGGGGATGTTTATATCTTTATCAACCGCCCGTGTACCAGCATGAAAATCCTGCACTTGGAATGCGGTGGTTTGGTGATCTATCACATGAAACTGGAATCGGGCAGTTTTAAACTACCGGTTTTTGATGAAAGTACCAATACGTTTCAAGCCAGCTGGCAGGAGTTGATGCTGATGGTACAGGGTACCTCACCGGATGGAAAAATGAATAAAAAAAGATGGGAAAAACCTTCGAAACAGTAG
- a CDS encoding ExbD/TolR family protein: protein MPKIKMPTKSPHIDMTPMVDLFSLLLTFFMLTSVFTPQEPAPVDTPFSVSEKPKPDADIMTVVMSADNRVFFNVDNGRDTILHFRPQILKAMGERYNIVFTPQELRTFEKYSTSLGVNIHDMKKFLAAKDSKEREQFEKGIPHDSIDNQFGYWVLYTRQINPSVQALIKGDNNVEYPLVKKVLDVLQDYNVNRFSLITSLEDVKVTSTEAKK, encoded by the coding sequence ATGCCAAAGATTAAAATGCCAACCAAGTCGCCCCATATCGATATGACGCCGATGGTGGATTTGTTTTCTCTGCTGCTAACATTTTTCATGTTGACATCAGTATTCACTCCCCAAGAACCGGCTCCTGTCGATACTCCATTTTCTGTATCTGAAAAACCTAAACCTGATGCTGATATCATGACAGTAGTGATGTCTGCTGACAACAGGGTGTTTTTCAATGTGGATAATGGTAGGGATACAATTCTGCATTTTCGGCCCCAGATTCTTAAAGCTATGGGTGAGAGATACAATATTGTATTCACACCGCAGGAACTGCGGACATTTGAGAAATATAGTACTTCATTGGGTGTAAATATACACGACATGAAGAAATTCCTTGCTGCCAAAGACTCTAAGGAAAGAGAACAATTTGAGAAAGGCATTCCTCACGATTCTATTGATAACCAGTTTGGTTATTGGGTGCTTTATACTCGTCAGATTAATCCTTCTGTTCAGGCTTTGATCAAAGGTGATAACAACGTTGAATATCCCCTTGTAAAAAAAGTATTGGATGTTCTTCAGGATTATAATGTCAACAGGTTTAGCTTGATCACTAGCCTTGAGGACGTGAAGGTTACATCAACTGAAGCTAAAAAGTAG